One window of the Niallia circulans genome contains the following:
- a CDS encoding ferritin family protein, giving the protein MNLAIPHRLEGYPFSSHSQWSQLSNSPHQKYFTPFNLPSYSYSLYRQPNQTSIRKNHLLSQITKAINGEYAAISCYHTLKNIAPSKKEQTVITEIRKDEIRHYNTFSNLYTQLTGKKHTPIMKEKCPTNYRKGIDAAFLDEQETVDMYLEIAYNTTNHQVKEAFLRAAHDEQNHAVWFLYFMK; this is encoded by the coding sequence ATGAACCTAGCTATACCGCATAGGCTGGAAGGATATCCATTTTCCTCTCATAGCCAATGGAGCCAACTATCCAATTCTCCTCATCAAAAATATTTTACACCTTTTAATCTACCATCATATTCCTACAGTCTTTATAGGCAACCTAATCAAACTTCTATCCGAAAGAACCATTTACTTTCACAAATTACAAAAGCAATTAATGGAGAATATGCAGCCATTTCTTGTTATCATACCCTAAAAAATATCGCTCCTTCGAAAAAGGAACAAACAGTCATAACAGAAATTCGAAAAGATGAAATTAGACATTATAATACTTTTTCCAATTTATATACTCAATTAACAGGAAAAAAACACACACCAATAATGAAAGAAAAATGTCCAACTAATTATCGAAAAGGAATCGATGCTGCCTTTCTTGATGAACAAGAGACTGTCGATATGTATTTAGAAATCGCCTATAATACAACGAACCATCAAGTAAAAGAAGCTTTTTTAAGAGCCGCGCATGATGAGCAAAATCATGCCGTTTGGTTTTTATATTTTATGAAATAA
- a CDS encoding WYL domain-containing protein, whose product MVKQLEKAWKEKRPIEIIYVKKDNTVSQRTILVYGVTDIYIMAYCLKKKQPRIFKLGSILAASFVKKRHPLYA is encoded by the coding sequence ATGGTAAAGCAATTAGAAAAAGCATGGAAAGAAAAAAGACCAATTGAGATTATCTATGTAAAAAAGGATAATACTGTCTCCCAGCGTACAATACTGGTGTATGGAGTCACAGACATATACATAATGGCCTATTGTCTAAAAAAGAAGCAGCCACGCATTTTCAAGTTGGGTTCCATCTTAGCAGCCTCCTTTGTAAAAAAGAGACATCCATTGTATGCTTAG
- a CDS encoding spore coat protein — MGRHNNNVGGSGNNKHCNKCSNRVSPVEDIIHPTKTVVRTTTNERRIRNIHPTEIINVNRTVVRNENFFPVTERQVNETVVEDFDCGADINNSNNCRPRRRFF; from the coding sequence ATGGGTCGTCATAATAATAATGTAGGTGGTTCAGGTAATAACAAACATTGCAATAAATGTTCTAATCGTGTTTCCCCAGTAGAAGATATCATCCATCCAACTAAAACAGTTGTTCGTACAACAACAAATGAACGCAGAATCCGTAATATTCATCCAACAGAAATCATCAATGTAAACAGAACTGTAGTTCGTAATGAAAACTTTTTCCCTGTAACAGAAAGACAAGTAAACGAAACAGTAGTGGAAGATTTTGATTGTGGAGCTGACATTAATAACTCAAATAACTGTAGACCAAGAAGAAGATTCTTCTAA